The stretch of DNA TATATTATGTTCAAGTTTTTTTATTTTTTACTTGCAAATTTATCACTTTATATGATAAAATGTAATCTGTCCTATTGAAGAGAAATTATCTTCAAAACATAAGGAGGTGTTTTCAAGTGGCAAGAAGATGCGAAGTTTGTAATAAAGGTGTAGTATCAGGTACTCAATACTCTCACTCACATCGTCAATCAAAGAGAACTTGGGCTCCTAACATAAAGAGAGTAAAGGCTTTAGTTAATGGAACACCAAAAACAGTTCATGTATGTACAAGATGCCTTAGATCTGGTAAGGTTCAAAGAGCAATATAAGTTCAGATAAAAAATGCAATTGATTAGTCAATTGCATTTTTTATATTTTAAAGAGTATAACCACAAACTCTTTATTATTTATACATATCTTAACTTTTTCATATGTACTAATTACTTTCTTCTAAAAAACTTTATAAAGTTTGATAGGAACTTTGGTAATTTTATAGCGATTATTTTCATCTAAAATCCCCCCTTATAATAATAAAAATCACTCATCCCTTTATACTTATTGTATGCAGCATATTGGAATTGAGTGATTAATTTTTAAAAAAACTTTAATCTTTTGTATATAAAACCATTAGAGTTCCATTTTTAAAGTTAATCTCTATAGGCTTATCTAAAAACTCATTAGATACTGTTAATGAATCTCCTACAGCTAAATCATAATTATTTAACTCATACTTAGCTCCCTTTATAGTTAATTCACTTACTAAATCTGAATAAGCATGAAAAGATATAATATCGCCATAATTACCATAAAGAATCTCTGGTTTATTTATCATATATATTTTATTATTATCATCTATTATTTCGGCTTTAACACCTAATTGTAGAGCTTTTAGCAAAAGCCCTATATTACCTAATGCATGATCATATCTAGTGCCTGTAGCTCCAAGTAAGACTATTTCTGTAGCTCCTTTATCTATAGCTAAATTAAAAGCACTAGTTGTATCTGTAAAGTCTTTTTCCTCTTTAAATTTGGTTTTGGGTACTCCAAGTTGTTCTAGCTTTAAAATTGTTTCTTTTGAAGCTGAATCAAAATCTCCTAATACATAATCAGGTATTATTTTATTTTGAATAAGTACTTCACAGCCTCTATCTGCACCAATTATAAGATTTCCATCTTTAATTATATTTTCTAAAAGTTTCTTAGAAGGTGCCTTTCCCCCTGAAACAATTATAGCTTTCATTTATTCCCCTCTTAAAACCTTTATATTTTCTTTGTATTTCCCATCACCAAATACTGCTGAACCTGCAACTAATACATTAGCTCCAGCTTCTATTAAAGTTTTAGCATTAGTTTTATCTACTCCACCATCAACTTCAATTAATAAATCTTTATTTAAATCTTTGCTCATTTCTTTTACTTCTTTAATTTTATCTAAAGCATAAGGAATAAACTTTTGCCCACCAAAGCCTGGATTTACTGACATAATAAGTACCATATCTACACTACTTATAATATCTTTTAATACCATTGTAGGTGTACCTGGATTTAAAGCAACACCTGCTTTAACTCCTTTTGATTT from Clostridium chauvoei encodes:
- the rpmB gene encoding 50S ribosomal protein L28, giving the protein MARRCEVCNKGVVSGTQYSHSHRQSKRTWAPNIKRVKALVNGTPKTVHVCTRCLRSGKVQRAI
- a CDS encoding thiamine diphosphokinase, whose translation is MKAIIVSGGKAPSKKLLENIIKDGNLIIGADRGCEVLIQNKIIPDYVLGDFDSASKETILKLEQLGVPKTKFKEEKDFTDTTSAFNLAIDKGATEIVLLGATGTRYDHALGNIGLLLKALQLGVKAEIIDDNNKIYMINKPEILYGNYGDIISFHAYSDLVSELTIKGAKYELNNYDLAVGDSLTVSNEFLDKPIEINFKNGTLMVLYTKD
- the rpe gene encoding ribulose-phosphate 3-epimerase codes for the protein MVRIAPSILSADFSKLGEEIQSIDKAGAEVIHIDVMDGSFVPNISFGLPIIKSIRNKTEKIFDVHLMIENPANYIDAFVEAGADIITVHYEADRHIDRAIQYIKSKGVKAGVALNPGTPTMVLKDIISSVDMVLIMSVNPGFGGQKFIPYALDKIKEVKEMSKDLNKDLLIEVDGGVDKTNAKTLIEAGANVLVAGSAVFGDGKYKENIKVLRGE